Proteins from one Pelorhabdus rhamnosifermentans genomic window:
- a CDS encoding glycosyltransferase family 2 protein yields MRKSLYEDYDNIVSIITPAYNSANCISATIESVLRQTYIKWEMIIVDDCSDDYTIDVVRTYERLDDRIKLIRLDKNQGVANARNIGMKCSKGRYIAFLDSDDIWLEKKLECQLAFMKERNIGFSFTQYCQFVDDVKKSKQIIHVPDRVQYRDLLKGNVIGCLTVIIDRQKIPPFNMRKEYHEDYIAWLEILKQGFAAYGYNEDLARYRISSSSVSSNKKKSASWTWNIYRNIEKLSIIESIYYFLWYVLRGISKHRITPIKGGILKNSRLKIKKNYK; encoded by the coding sequence ATGCGAAAAAGCCTTTATGAAGATTATGATAATATTGTTTCTATTATAACTCCTGCCTATAATTCTGCTAATTGTATTTCTGCTACAATTGAATCTGTGCTAAGACAAACATATATAAAATGGGAAATGATAATTGTAGATGATTGTTCAGATGATTATACGATTGATGTTGTGCGCACGTATGAACGCTTAGATGACCGAATTAAGTTGATTCGTTTAGATAAGAACCAAGGGGTTGCTAATGCAAGAAATATTGGCATGAAATGTTCTAAGGGGCGTTATATAGCCTTTTTAGATAGTGATGATATTTGGTTGGAAAAAAAATTAGAATGTCAACTTGCATTTATGAAAGAACGGAATATAGGTTTTTCATTTACTCAGTATTGTCAATTTGTTGATGACGTGAAAAAGAGCAAACAAATTATTCATGTACCTGATCGCGTCCAATATAGAGATTTGTTAAAAGGAAATGTAATTGGTTGTTTAACAGTAATTATTGATCGTCAAAAAATACCTCCATTTAATATGAGAAAAGAATATCATGAGGATTATATTGCATGGCTAGAAATTTTAAAGCAAGGATTTGCTGCTTATGGGTATAATGAAGACTTAGCTAGATATCGCATTTCTAGTAGCTCTGTTTCAAGTAATAAGAAAAAAAGTGCATCATGGACATGGAATATTTACCGCAATATTGAAAAATTGTCTATTATTGAATCAATTTATTATTTTTTATGGTATGTTCTGAGAGGAATATCGAAGCATAGAATTACCCCAATAAAAGGGGGGATTTTGAAAAATAGCAGGCTAAAGATAAAGAAAAATTACAAATAA
- a CDS encoding EpsG family protein, translating into MFIFFLIYSILFLLLIIGIHFRVSKVDTLNIFLSVALLFTFFASIRWGIGADYFDYREWFYFPPDYVEVGYSIISEIVYKLFDANYQMLIIVTSVLTNFIFFESCWKYSNKQTALLVIYFYITIGSYFFYLNGIRQGIAIAILFFGFRFIKDKKLLMYILTCFVAYLFHAAALFAIITYFVCEKITKKKMIVLYLLSLCFIFVDIEGILAKINILPPAYQLYIDAGVVESFHENTSSISFLKLFIPNLFFIYLLSRDYYQKAKSEFTFYFLYIFFYNTVSMIPIINRIMYFFEPSLLTLLPYIYQYEPNYKLIFWCLGIYYFIFSIVTIIILKTHQCYPFTTIFG; encoded by the coding sequence ATGTTTATATTTTTTCTTATTTATTCGATATTATTTTTGCTTTTAATTATAGGCATACATTTTCGGGTAAGTAAAGTTGATACTCTTAATATATTTTTATCTGTAGCATTGTTGTTTACTTTTTTTGCAAGTATTAGGTGGGGAATTGGGGCTGATTATTTTGACTATAGAGAGTGGTTTTATTTTCCGCCGGATTACGTAGAAGTTGGCTATAGCATAATAAGTGAAATAGTATATAAATTGTTTGATGCAAACTATCAGATGCTTATAATAGTTACATCAGTTCTTACAAACTTTATTTTTTTTGAATCATGTTGGAAATACAGTAATAAGCAAACGGCTCTTTTAGTAATTTATTTTTATATAACTATTGGAAGTTATTTCTTTTATTTAAACGGAATTAGGCAAGGTATAGCCATTGCTATTCTTTTCTTTGGTTTTAGATTTATTAAAGATAAAAAATTATTAATGTACATTTTAACATGCTTTGTTGCATATTTATTTCATGCAGCAGCGTTATTTGCTATTATTACCTATTTTGTCTGTGAGAAGATAACAAAAAAGAAAATGATAGTATTATATTTATTATCTTTGTGCTTTATATTTGTAGATATTGAAGGTATATTAGCAAAAATAAATATATTGCCGCCAGCATATCAATTATATATTGATGCAGGAGTAGTAGAAAGTTTTCATGAAAATACATCATCAATTTCTTTTTTGAAGCTTTTTATTCCTAACTTATTTTTTATATATTTGTTGAGTAGAGACTATTATCAAAAAGCAAAAAGCGAATTTACTTTTTATTTTTTATATATTTTTTTCTATAATACTGTAAGTATGATTCCAATTATTAATCGAATTATGTATTTTTTTGAACCATCTTTATTAACTTTGTTACCTTATATATATCAATATGAACCGAATTATAAGCTCATTTTTTGGTGTTTAGGGATATATTATTTTATTTTTTCTATTGTGACAATTATTATTTTGAAAACACATCAATGTTATCCATTTACCACAATATTTGGGTGA
- a CDS encoding DapH/DapD/GlmU-related protein — MNLLYRYTFYQENGFVISIQDLWVSFWRKIFSYILQKKCPGIFVAHSSRIRGLSHIKIGKNFCAGTHLWLEAITNFCGTYHNPQIIFKDNVIINDYVHIAATNYVEIGNNVLIASRVYISDHNHGIYAGSNQTDPRISPSSRSLTYDKKVVIGDNVWIGDAVAILPGVTIGEGSIIGANSVVTKNIPPASIAIGNPARIIKRFNFIKNEWEKVNSITACDRKQ, encoded by the coding sequence ATGAATTTATTATATCGCTATACATTTTACCAAGAAAATGGTTTTGTTATTAGCATACAAGATTTGTGGGTAAGCTTTTGGCGTAAGATTTTTAGCTATATTTTACAAAAAAAATGTCCTGGAATATTTGTGGCGCACTCTTCACGTATTCGGGGACTTTCACATATTAAAATTGGTAAGAATTTTTGTGCTGGAACTCATTTGTGGCTTGAGGCTATTACAAATTTCTGTGGTACATATCATAATCCACAAATAATTTTTAAGGATAATGTGATAATAAATGATTATGTTCATATTGCTGCTACTAATTATGTAGAAATAGGCAATAATGTATTGATTGCAAGTAGAGTTTATATTTCAGATCATAATCATGGAATTTATGCTGGAAGTAATCAAACAGATCCTCGTATTTCACCTAGTAGTCGCTCTTTAACATATGATAAAAAAGTAGTTATAGGTGATAATGTATGGATTGGCGATGCTGTCGCTATTTTACCTGGAGTTACAATTGGTGAGGGTAGTATTATTGGAGCAAATTCTGTTGTAACAAAAAATATACCACCAGCTTCTATTGCAATTGGTAATCCTGCACGGATTATTAAGCGGTTTAATTTTATAAAAAACGAATGGGAAAAGGTTAATTCGATCACAGCTTGTGATCGAAAACAGTGA
- a CDS encoding B12-binding domain-containing radical SAM protein, with the protein MKIVLLNPPFKPEYGKFSRASRSPAITKSGTLYYPIWLSYACGVLSENGHEVLLLDSCAEQIDLSETIKRVTAFQPQLIVIDTSTPSIDNDILCANQLKEIQTRPFICLVGTHPSVLTNAVMNSSAQIDAVARHEYDYTLVDLASCLEKNQSLSNVLGLSFREDDQIIHNNDRPYIENLDNMPFVSQVYKEHLNVHNYFFAAGEFPMVMIITGRGCPSRCFFCVYPQTFHGHKYRLRSAKNVVDEFQYIAEQMPHIKSIGIEDDTFTANPARVREICKLIIERGINSKLNWWANTRVNLDYETMVMMKKAGCRLVIPGFESGDQEILNNIHKGIRVEQSIKFVENAKKAGLLVHGCFMVGNKGETKESMKRTLEFALKLNPDTAQFFPLIPYPGTEAFQWARENGYLTTQKFSEWLTEDGLHQCVLDLPNLKSQELVAFCNEARKKYYLRPRYIIYKLGQMIKSKEECKRTMKSFKQFYKFLLK; encoded by the coding sequence ATGAAAATTGTATTATTAAATCCACCATTTAAACCTGAATACGGAAAATTTTCACGTGCATCGCGCAGTCCGGCTATAACCAAAAGTGGTACATTGTATTATCCTATATGGTTATCATATGCATGCGGTGTTCTTAGCGAAAATGGTCATGAAGTTCTTTTATTAGATAGTTGTGCAGAACAAATCGATTTGAGTGAAACTATAAAAAGAGTAACAGCATTTCAACCTCAGCTCATTGTTATTGATACAAGTACACCTAGTATTGATAATGATATTTTGTGTGCTAATCAATTAAAAGAAATTCAAACAAGACCTTTTATCTGCTTAGTTGGAACACATCCATCCGTATTAACTAATGCGGTTATGAATAGTAGTGCGCAAATAGATGCTGTAGCAAGACATGAGTATGACTATACATTAGTAGATTTAGCTTCATGTTTAGAAAAAAATCAATCGTTAAGTAATGTCTTAGGATTATCTTTTCGAGAAGATGATCAAATTATACATAATAATGATCGGCCATACATCGAAAATTTGGATAATATGCCATTTGTATCTCAGGTATATAAAGAACATTTAAACGTTCATAATTATTTTTTTGCTGCAGGCGAATTTCCCATGGTTATGATTATTACTGGACGTGGATGTCCGTCACGATGCTTTTTCTGCGTTTACCCGCAGACCTTTCATGGTCATAAATATCGTTTACGCAGTGCAAAAAATGTAGTGGATGAGTTTCAATATATAGCAGAACAAATGCCACATATAAAATCTATTGGTATCGAGGATGATACATTTACAGCCAATCCTGCTCGTGTAAGAGAAATATGCAAACTTATTATTGAACGTGGAATTAATAGTAAGTTAAACTGGTGGGCTAATACCAGGGTTAATCTTGATTATGAAACGATGGTAATGATGAAGAAGGCTGGGTGCCGACTAGTTATCCCAGGGTTTGAATCGGGTGACCAAGAAATTTTAAATAATATTCATAAAGGAATAAGGGTAGAGCAATCAATTAAATTTGTCGAAAATGCAAAAAAAGCGGGCCTTTTAGTACACGGGTGTTTTATGGTTGGTAACAAAGGGGAGACAAAGGAAAGCATGAAAAGGACGTTAGAGTTTGCTTTAAAATTAAATCCTGATACGGCACAGTTTTTTCCTTTAATTCCCTACCCGGGGACAGAAGCATTTCAATGGGCTAGAGAAAATGGATATTTGACTACGCAAAAATTTTCAGAGTGGTTAACTGAAGATGGATTACATCAATGCGTTTTGGATTTACCTAATTTGAAGAGTCAAGAGTTAGTCGCTTTTTGTAATGAAGCGAGAAAAAAATATTATTTGCGTCCTAGGTATATAATTTATAAATTGGGTCAAATGATTAAATCAAAAGAAGAATGTAAACGCACAATGAAATCATTTAAACAATTTTATAAATTTTTATTAAAATAA
- a CDS encoding HAD family hydrolase: protein MKLFNYIFTDLDGPILDGKYKHYNCYKDIITNGGGNAIDIDEYWEMKRNRVKRDVLLKISLYGKTYDDYLNEWLAKIEEIKYLDMDLLKPNVIHTLKKWEKITDNLYLVTARRKKENLYYQLNNNNLFELFDKIVCCDFGVVNSKYMSLKNISIDKYRGVFIGDTEEDMNTAELLQIKSIAITNGLREKKYLKANYYYDEIKDINISRC, encoded by the coding sequence ATGAAGTTATTTAACTATATATTTACTGATTTAGATGGTCCAATATTAGATGGAAAATACAAACACTACAATTGCTATAAAGATATAATTACAAATGGAGGAGGCAATGCAATAGATATAGATGAATATTGGGAGATGAAAAGGAATAGGGTTAAAAGAGATGTATTACTTAAAATATCATTATATGGTAAAACGTATGATGATTATCTAAATGAATGGTTAGCTAAAATAGAAGAAATAAAATATTTAGATATGGATTTGCTAAAACCTAATGTAATACATACTTTAAAGAAATGGGAAAAAATAACTGATAATTTATATTTGGTAACAGCAAGGAGAAAAAAAGAAAATTTATATTACCAATTGAATAACAATAATTTATTTGAATTATTTGATAAAATAGTTTGTTGTGATTTTGGAGTTGTCAATTCAAAATATATGAGCTTGAAAAATATCAGTATAGATAAATACAGGGGGGTTTTTATAGGAGATACTGAAGAAGACATGAATACAGCAGAACTTTTACAAATAAAATCTATAGCTATTACAAATGGACTTAGAGAGAAAAAATATTTGAAAGCTAATTATTATTATGATGAAATTAAAGATATAAATATTTCGAGGTGCTAA
- a CDS encoding carboxylate--amine ligase yields MSKIIIAGAGGAPAENVIKSLIEGDKKNEVIGMGSEPMDLMLSMARKKYFVPYAVDVNYKSSLLKLLNSEKPDLVHFQNDIEIREASRMREDIIDTGTKIYMPSKETIEICVDKSKSSLIWQNEGIKIPKTIVLNEEKDLKKAFETLANKQGKIWIRAAEGGGGKGALPADNYEFAKIWIDRFNGWGNFTAAELLATDTVTWLSIWYEGELVVAQSRKRNSWNFGNRTLSGVTGITRVGETYSDETVNKVAMDSILSIDKKPNGIYGVDMTYDFNGFPNPTEINISRFFTTVYFFTKAGLNMPQIFADIVLHNKFPKLQKKINPLPDGLMWIRGMDREALLTNMNEIKSTIVDIK; encoded by the coding sequence ATGTCTAAAATTATAATAGCTGGTGCAGGTGGTGCACCAGCAGAAAATGTTATTAAATCATTAATAGAGGGCGATAAGAAGAATGAAGTTATTGGTATGGGTAGTGAACCCATGGACTTAATGCTTTCAATGGCAAGAAAAAAGTATTTTGTACCTTATGCAGTTGATGTAAACTATAAGAGTTCTTTGCTAAAACTATTAAACTCTGAAAAACCAGATTTAGTTCATTTTCAAAATGACATTGAGATAAGAGAAGCATCAAGAATGAGAGAAGATATAATTGACACTGGAACTAAAATATATATGCCATCTAAAGAAACAATTGAAATCTGTGTTGACAAATCTAAGTCAAGTTTAATATGGCAAAATGAAGGAATTAAAATACCAAAAACTATTGTATTAAATGAAGAAAAAGATTTAAAAAAGGCCTTTGAAACATTAGCAAATAAGCAAGGAAAAATATGGATAAGAGCTGCTGAAGGTGGTGGCGGCAAAGGAGCACTTCCAGCCGATAATTATGAGTTTGCAAAAATATGGATAGATAGATTTAATGGCTGGGGTAATTTTACTGCTGCTGAATTATTAGCTACAGATACAGTTACATGGTTATCTATTTGGTATGAAGGTGAGTTAGTTGTTGCGCAATCAAGAAAGAGAAATTCATGGAATTTTGGAAATAGAACTTTATCTGGAGTTACTGGAATTACAAGGGTTGGTGAAACTTATTCAGATGAAACTGTAAATAAAGTAGCTATGGATTCTATACTATCAATAGATAAAAAACCTAATGGAATATATGGAGTAGATATGACTTATGATTTTAATGGTTTTCCAAACCCGACTGAGATAAATATATCTAGGTTTTTTACAACTGTATACTTCTTTACGAAAGCGGGACTTAATATGCCACAAATTTTTGCTGATATAGTATTGCACAATAAATTTCCTAAACTACAGAAAAAAATAAACCCGTTACCAGATGGATTAATGTGGATAAGAGGTATGGATAGAGAAGCACTATTAACTAACATGAACGAGATAAAAAGTACTATTGTAGATATAAAGTAG
- a CDS encoding glycosyltransferase WbsX family protein — protein MNCIKKYIKKIFWNFPLFTDELKENIYYLIRRVLFNSQPPSIALGANDSGIYEQYAKQILSIPEASEKEYVPINQKPFQRTEKDPKIIAYYLPQFYSFKENDEWWGKGTTEWNNVSRAVPQYLGHYQPRLPGELGFYDLRLKDNIARQVELAKLYGIYAFCYYFYWFDGKRLLDKPLDLFLESKDIEFPFCLCWANENWTRRFDGNSGEVIMRQSGTEESYKDFISSVIPYLQDQRYMDIDGKKILVIYKPSLVPNSKHVIQFWRDFCRKSGIGEIYIIAVKESEYEKDLLELGYDAVSEFHPGTVLYACSNITSEKKFVQKSFYGQIFDYKDLVRNQRYFEYDTPKLYRSIMPMWDNTARRVNKGLIFDGANPDLYKQWLVDIIRDTRNRKDLDDSLIFVNAWNEWGEGAYLEPDRDHGYGFLQATRNAIEDTREEQKRI, from the coding sequence ATGAATTGTATAAAAAAATATATAAAGAAGATATTTTGGAATTTTCCACTTTTCACCGATGAGCTTAAGGAAAATATATATTATTTAATAAGAAGGGTATTATTTAACTCGCAACCACCATCTATAGCATTAGGTGCTAATGATTCAGGTATTTATGAACAATATGCAAAACAAATTTTGTCGATTCCAGAAGCATCAGAAAAAGAATATGTGCCGATAAATCAAAAACCATTCCAACGAACTGAGAAAGATCCTAAAATTATAGCATATTATTTACCTCAATTTTATTCATTTAAAGAAAATGATGAATGGTGGGGTAAAGGTACTACAGAATGGAATAATGTAAGTAGAGCGGTTCCACAATATCTCGGGCATTATCAACCAAGGCTTCCTGGTGAGCTGGGATTTTATGATTTGAGATTGAAAGACAATATAGCTAGACAGGTAGAATTAGCCAAGCTATATGGAATTTATGCATTCTGTTATTATTTTTATTGGTTTGATGGCAAAAGACTTTTAGATAAGCCACTTGATCTATTTTTAGAGTCAAAGGATATAGAATTCCCATTTTGTTTATGTTGGGCTAATGAAAATTGGACTCGGCGTTTTGATGGGAATTCTGGCGAAGTTATTATGCGTCAAAGTGGTACAGAGGAAAGTTATAAAGATTTTATTAGCAGTGTAATTCCTTATCTTCAAGATCAGAGATATATGGATATTGACGGAAAAAAAATACTTGTTATCTATAAACCGTCATTAGTTCCTAACAGTAAGCATGTTATTCAATTTTGGCGGGATTTTTGTAGAAAAAGTGGAATTGGTGAGATTTATATTATTGCGGTAAAAGAATCGGAATATGAAAAAGATCTTTTAGAGTTAGGGTATGACGCAGTGTCTGAGTTTCATCCAGGAACAGTTTTGTATGCTTGTTCTAACATAACTTCAGAAAAAAAATTTGTTCAAAAAAGTTTTTATGGACAAATTTTTGATTATAAAGACCTCGTTAGGAATCAAAGATATTTTGAATATGATACACCTAAGTTATATCGTTCAATTATGCCGATGTGGGACAATACTGCGCGACGCGTTAATAAGGGCCTAATTTTTGATGGCGCAAATCCTGATTTGTATAAGCAGTGGTTAGTGGATATTATTCGAGATACTAGAAATAGAAAAGATTTAGATGATAGTTTGATTTTTGTAAATGCATGGAATGAGTGGGGCGAAGGTGCCTATCTTGAACCCGATAGAGATCATGGATATGGCTTTTTGCAGGCAACCCGTAATGCTATTGAAGACACAAGAGAAGAGCAGAAAAGAATATAA
- a CDS encoding glycosyltransferase, translated as MNKNGKISVAFARAFHIDPEPRLMKAAKWILEENKQINILALGWDRTGKSKKNEVVDGVNIKRFFAKGEYGKGFKKNILGLILFNLYLLYTFFINKIDVIHACDLDTAIPAIIASKLKRTKLVYDIYDFYSDNRNLGILDPIVRKLELWIIKKAHVVIIADERRISQLGHLSDDILKKIIVIYNTPDDLSINNDNGNTSFLIGYVGVLIPDRRLIEAAKIVSNIENMNISFAGFGPLEKDFVSISNQYNCIKYFGKVSYDRALEIEKQSVAILAMYDPKLPNNRYAAPNKLCEAMMLGKPIITSDGTLCADIVRDEGIGFVIPHEDINAMKDTFIYITQHPDEVKNMGVRARALYDNKYSSNKMKEVLQNAYQQLNI; from the coding sequence GTGAATAAAAACGGTAAAATTTCTGTAGCTTTTGCACGTGCATTTCATATTGATCCAGAACCTAGATTAATGAAGGCTGCTAAATGGATATTAGAAGAAAATAAACAAATTAATATACTAGCACTTGGTTGGGACCGTACAGGCAAAAGTAAAAAAAATGAAGTAGTTGATGGAGTAAATATTAAAAGATTTTTTGCTAAGGGAGAATATGGAAAAGGCTTTAAAAAAAATATATTAGGATTAATATTGTTTAATTTATATCTGCTTTATACATTTTTTATTAATAAAATAGACGTTATACATGCATGTGATCTGGATACTGCGATTCCTGCTATTATTGCTAGTAAGTTAAAAAGGACAAAATTGGTTTATGATATTTATGATTTTTATAGTGATAATCGAAATCTAGGAATATTAGATCCTATTGTTAGAAAATTAGAGTTGTGGATTATAAAAAAGGCTCATGTTGTTATAATTGCGGATGAAAGACGTATAAGTCAGCTAGGTCATTTAAGTGATGATATATTAAAAAAAATTATCGTTATTTATAATACTCCAGACGATTTATCTATTAATAATGATAATGGGAATACCAGCTTTTTAATTGGATATGTAGGAGTTCTTATACCTGATCGACGTTTGATAGAAGCGGCAAAAATTGTAAGCAATATAGAAAATATGAATATTTCTTTTGCAGGGTTTGGTCCATTAGAAAAAGATTTTGTAAGTATAAGTAATCAATATAATTGTATCAAGTATTTTGGTAAGGTTTCGTATGATAGAGCTCTTGAAATAGAAAAACAATCAGTGGCAATACTGGCAATGTATGATCCGAAGCTACCAAATAATAGATATGCAGCTCCAAATAAGCTTTGCGAAGCTATGATGCTTGGTAAACCAATTATTACATCAGATGGAACTTTATGTGCTGATATTGTAAGAGATGAAGGAATTGGATTTGTTATTCCTCATGAGGATATTAATGCAATGAAAGATACTTTTATTTATATTACTCAACATCCTGATGAAGTTAAAAATATGGGAGTAAGAGCTAGAGCTTTATATGATAATAAATATTCTAGCAATAAAATGAAAGAAGTATTACAAAATGCATATCAGCAACTTAATATTTAA
- a CDS encoding thiamine pyrophosphate-binding protein has protein sequence MKLSDYVMKFLSDIEVKNIFGFQGGSIVHLIDSLYKNPKLVYVQNYHEQASAFSAEAYARITGNIGVALVSNGPGATNLVTGIANSYFDSVPCLYLAGQANTYAIKTNNDIRQQSFQETDIVTIVKSITKYAITIKDPSKIRFYLEKAVYLAKEGRPGPVLVDIPIDIQTANISEDTLYSFFDSEEFVKLQQKIKPINSQQVKETMQLLKESKCPLLLVGGGVRLADGMKLIQDFVSITGVPVVTSLMGLDAFPHDNPNFCGFLGSYGNRSANFAVANADFILVVGSRLDPRQTGGNVKLFATHAKIVHVDIDPNELMRAVPEAISIQSNLKEFFKVAISIVKENHYLYSAWIEQIEEWKNKYPSYPSQNDKGYIDPNEFLHILSQNLNHHAIICSDVGQNQMWVAQSCLLTIQQRLLNSGGLGSMGYSLPAGIGAYFADQDAQIICVMGDGGIQMNIQELQTIKKENIPAKIFIMNNHSLGMIRSVHEKYFNGACYGSVIDYSVPDFSKLAEAYGLEYTLIETKNDFSKLKTILCDKISRIIEVIISDSSQTYPEPTPGRALEDQSPLLDRDEFDRNIDVCVGRGVKSIY, from the coding sequence ATGAAGCTTTCTGATTATGTGATGAAATTTTTGAGCGATATTGAGGTCAAAAATATATTTGGTTTTCAAGGCGGCTCTATTGTACATTTAATAGATTCATTATATAAAAATCCGAAATTAGTTTATGTTCAAAATTATCATGAACAAGCTTCTGCGTTTTCAGCAGAAGCATATGCAAGAATTACTGGAAATATTGGAGTTGCATTGGTTTCGAATGGACCGGGTGCAACAAATTTGGTGACTGGAATTGCAAATTCATATTTTGATTCAGTACCATGTTTATATTTAGCTGGACAAGCAAATACATACGCAATTAAAACTAACAATGACATTCGTCAGCAAAGTTTTCAAGAAACAGATATCGTAACTATTGTAAAATCTATTACAAAATATGCTATAACAATAAAGGATCCTTCAAAAATTAGATTTTATTTAGAGAAAGCAGTATATTTGGCAAAAGAGGGTCGTCCTGGACCTGTATTAGTTGATATACCAATTGATATACAAACAGCAAATATTAGTGAAGATACATTATATAGTTTTTTTGATTCAGAAGAATTTGTAAAATTACAACAAAAAATTAAGCCAATTAATAGTCAGCAAGTTAAAGAAACTATGCAATTACTGAAGGAAAGTAAGTGTCCATTATTATTAGTTGGTGGGGGTGTGAGATTAGCAGATGGGATGAAATTAATACAGGATTTTGTGAGTATTACCGGGGTTCCTGTAGTAACATCTTTGATGGGATTAGATGCATTTCCTCATGATAATCCGAATTTTTGTGGCTTTCTTGGCTCATATGGTAATCGTAGTGCAAATTTCGCTGTTGCAAATGCTGACTTTATTCTAGTTGTGGGTTCAAGACTCGATCCTCGCCAGACAGGAGGAAATGTGAAACTTTTTGCAACGCATGCAAAAATAGTACATGTAGATATTGATCCTAATGAGCTTATGCGTGCAGTACCAGAAGCAATTAGCATCCAATCAAACTTAAAAGAATTTTTTAAAGTTGCTATATCAATAGTTAAAGAGAATCATTATTTATATTCAGCATGGATAGAACAAATAGAAGAATGGAAAAATAAATATCCTTCCTACCCATCACAAAATGATAAAGGTTATATTGATCCAAATGAGTTTTTACATATATTGAGTCAAAACTTAAATCACCATGCAATTATTTGTTCTGATGTAGGACAAAACCAAATGTGGGTTGCTCAATCTTGCTTGCTTACCATTCAGCAAAGGCTTCTGAATTCCGGTGGACTGGGGTCGATGGGATATTCTTTACCAGCGGGTATTGGAGCATATTTTGCTGACCAAGATGCACAGATTATTTGTGTTATGGGCGACGGTGGTATTCAGATGAATATTCAAGAATTACAAACGATAAAAAAAGAAAACATACCAGCCAAGATATTCATTATGAATAATCATTCACTTGGAATGATTCGTAGTGTTCATGAGAAGTATTTCAATGGAGCATGTTATGGTTCGGTCATTGATTATTCAGTTCCCGATTTTTCTAAATTGGCTGAAGCATATGGGTTGGAGTATACGCTTATTGAAACCAAGAATGATTTTTCAAAATTGAAAACTATACTTTGTGATAAAATTTCACGAATCATCGAAGTAATAATTTCTGATTCGTCACAGACATATCCAGAGCCAACACCAGGGCGCGCATTAGAAGATCAATCACCTTTGTTGGATCGTGATGAATTTGATAGAAATATCGATGTGTGTGTTGGGAGGGGAGTAAAATCAATTTATTAA